One Streptomyces coeruleorubidus DNA segment encodes these proteins:
- a CDS encoding ATP-binding protein, whose protein sequence is MDAVTGGQARLAGYRRVRVHNHLEAGTALVSHAVEPVAIIVAELLDNALRHSAPDTDVVVNLEAVHHGVCVTVDDAGLA, encoded by the coding sequence GTGGACGCGGTGACGGGCGGTCAGGCCCGGCTCGCGGGCTACCGGCGCGTCCGGGTCCACAACCACCTGGAGGCGGGCACGGCCTTGGTGTCCCACGCCGTCGAGCCGGTCGCCATCATCGTCGCCGAGCTCCTCGACAACGCGCTGCGGCACTCCGCGCCCGACACCGACGTGGTGGTCAACCTGGAGGCCGTCCACCACGGTGTCTGTGTCACCGTGGACGACGCCGGGCTGGCATGA
- a CDS encoding roadblock/LC7 domain-containing protein gives MTSRATGDTAWVLEPVLEVPHVVAAVLLTRDGLVTGYTDALSQPSAERVAAITSTVQGACRTAAAAFADTDRADIRQVVIESDHGYVLIVPTDHGTCVAAYGDPEVRLDLLAHRVHSQVARLGEKAMAAGPRGADGDTPA, from the coding sequence ATGACCAGCCGCGCGACGGGGGACACGGCCTGGGTGCTCGAACCGGTCCTGGAGGTGCCGCACGTCGTGGCCGCCGTCCTGCTCACCCGGGACGGACTCGTGACGGGCTACACCGACGCGCTGTCGCAGCCGTCGGCCGAGCGGGTCGCCGCCATCACCAGCACCGTGCAGGGCGCGTGCCGTACCGCGGCGGCGGCGTTCGCCGACACCGACCGGGCCGACATCCGGCAGGTCGTCATCGAGTCGGACCACGGCTATGTGCTCATCGTGCCGACGGACCACGGCACCTGCGTGGCCGCGTACGGCGATCCCGAGGTACGCCTGGATCTGCTCGCGCACCGGGTGCACTCGCAGGTCGCGCGGCTCGGCGAGAAGGCGATGGCCGCCGGGCCCCGAGGTGCCGACGGCGACACGCCGGCATGA
- a CDS encoding GTP-binding protein, with translation MASATSSTVDTAAGGGIHLPDTARDLVKILVTGPFGVGKTTLIGSVSEIRPLHTEEQLTEASAQVDDLAGVRDKSTTTVAIDFGRISLPGGIVLYLFGTPGQERFRSLWDDIAHGALGALVLVDARRIDASFDVLGLVEETGLPYAVAFNTFPDAPRHHTPEQLRAALDLEPTTPMVTCDAREADSSIDSLLALVQHLIDHRPAEHR, from the coding sequence ATGGCCTCCGCGACCTCAAGCACCGTTGACACCGCCGCCGGCGGCGGTATCCATCTCCCGGACACCGCCCGCGACCTGGTGAAGATCCTGGTCACGGGGCCTTTCGGAGTGGGCAAGACCACCCTGATCGGCTCCGTCTCGGAGATCCGCCCGCTGCACACGGAGGAGCAGCTCACCGAGGCGTCCGCGCAGGTCGACGATCTCGCCGGGGTCCGGGACAAGTCGACCACCACGGTCGCCATCGACTTCGGCCGGATCAGCCTGCCGGGCGGGATCGTGCTGTATCTGTTCGGCACGCCCGGCCAGGAGCGGTTCCGGTCGCTGTGGGACGACATCGCCCACGGGGCGCTCGGCGCGCTCGTGCTGGTCGACGCCCGCCGGATCGACGCCTCGTTCGACGTGCTCGGGCTGGTGGAGGAGACCGGGCTGCCGTACGCGGTCGCCTTCAACACCTTTCCGGACGCGCCCCGCCACCACACGCCCGAGCAGTTGCGCGCCGCCCTGGACCTGGAACCGACGACCCCGATGGTGACCTGTGACGCGCGCGAGGCGGACTCCTCGATCGACTCCCTGCTCGCCCTCGTCCAGCACCTGATCGACCACCGACCCGCGGAGCACCGGTGA
- a CDS encoding L-threonylcarbamoyladenylate synthase produces MAKYYDVHPDNPQPRTIGQIADSIRADALVAYPTDSCYALGCRLGSRDGIERIRTIRKLDDRHHFTLVCQDFAQLGQFVRIDNDVFRAIKASTPGSYTFILPATKEVPRMLQHPKKKTVGVRIPDHVVTQALLAELGEPLLSSTLLLPGEEEPMTQGWEIKDLLDHVLDGVVNSGDCGTEPTTVIDFSGGEAEIVRHGAGDTSRFE; encoded by the coding sequence ATGGCGAAGTACTACGACGTGCACCCCGACAACCCCCAGCCCCGCACCATCGGCCAGATCGCCGACAGCATCCGTGCGGACGCTCTTGTCGCCTACCCCACGGATTCCTGTTACGCACTGGGCTGCCGCCTGGGCAGCCGTGACGGCATCGAGCGGATCCGGACGATCCGCAAGCTGGACGACCGGCACCACTTCACCCTGGTGTGCCAGGACTTCGCGCAGCTCGGCCAGTTCGTGCGGATCGACAACGACGTGTTCCGCGCGATCAAGGCGTCGACGCCCGGCAGCTACACGTTCATCCTGCCCGCGACGAAGGAGGTGCCGCGCATGCTCCAGCACCCCAAGAAGAAGACGGTCGGCGTGCGGATCCCCGACCACGTCGTCACCCAGGCCCTGCTCGCCGAGCTCGGCGAGCCGCTGCTGTCCAGCACCCTGCTGCTGCCCGGCGAGGAGGAGCCGATGACGCAGGGCTGGGAGATCAAGGACCTGCTCGACCACGTGCTGGACGGGGTGGTCAACTCCGGTGACTGCGGAACCGAGCCCACGACGGTGATCGACTTCTCCGGCGGGGAGGCCGAGATCGTGCGGCACGGGGCGGGCGACACGTCACGGTTCGAGTAA